gagagagagataaataaatgtatattattGATTACCTTTACAATTAAATCTTTTGATCTAAAATcatattttctatatatgtatatttttatctttctgttttttgttcataCAGCTATGTATCTGTCAGAGCTATATATTTATCAGATCTCAGCCTGATAACTCTCGTCTTCTTCCTGCTCTCTAACACAGCTGCTCCACTCTGTCCACACGTTTCCTGGTTCCTCCCCTTCAGATCTGCACTCTGAAGATGGGTGGAACCAACATGTGGTGACGTGGAAGAGCTGCCAGGCCCCGTTCACTGCAGGAACACGTGATTTGTAGATCACAGCTCAGACTAGTTTCAGGAAGGAGAAAGTGAAACTCACACAGTCGCTGGTAGTGAGAGGAGAAATGGCTCAGAAAGGAGTTCAGCTGGACCGAGAAACCTTCTCTTGTTCCATCTGTCTGGATCTCTTGAAGGATCCGGTGGGTCTTTCCTGTGGACACAGCTACTGCATGAAGTGTATTACAGCCCACTGGGATGGAGAGGACCAGAAGAGAATCTACAGCTGCCCTCAGTGCAGGAAGATGTTCACACTGAGGCCTGTCCTGGAGAAAAACGTCATGTTAGCAGAGTtagtggaggagctgaagaagactggactccaagctgctgctgctgatcactgCTATGCTGGAGATGAAGATGTGGCCTGTGATTCCTGTACTGGTAAAAAACTGAAAGCCTTCAAGTcctgtttggtttgtttggcCTCTTTCTGTGAGAATCACCTTCAGCCTCACTATGATGTACCTCCATTAAAGAAACACCAGCTGGTGGAACCCTCCAAGAACCTCCAGGAGAACATCTGCTCTCGTCATGATGAGGTGAAGAAGATGTTCTGTCGTACTGATCAGCAGTCTATCTGttatctctgctctgtggaccAACATAAAGGCCACGACACAgtctcagctgcagcagaaaggaCGGAGAGGCAGAAGAAGCTGGAGGTGAGTCGACTGAACATCCAGCAGAGGATccaggacagacagaaagatgtGAAGCTGCTTCAATGGGAGCTGAAGGACATCAGGGTCTCTGCTGATAAAACAGTGGAGGACAGTGAGAAGATGTTCACCCAGATGATCCATCTCATCCAGAAAACAGGCCGAGATGTGGAGCAGCAGATCAGATCCCAGCAGGAGACTGAAGTGAGTGGAGTCAAAGAGCTTCaggtgaagctgcagcaggagatcaGAGATCTGGAGAGGAAAGACGCTGAGCTGAAGCAGCTCTCAGATACACCAGATCACAGCCAGTTTCTCCACAACTACCCCTCAGTGTCAGCACTCAGTGAGTCCACACACTCATCCAGCATCAACATCCGTCCTCTGAGACACTTTGAGGAtgtgacagcagctgtgaaAGAGCTCAGAGGTAAACTACAGGACATTCTGAAGGACACCTGGACAAACATCTCACTGACAATCACTCAGCCAGATGTTTTACTGTCAgcaccagaaccaggaccaggactagAACCAAAGACCAGAGCTGGATTCTTGAAATATTCACGTCAAATCACTCTGGATccaaacacagcaaacagaaaCCTGTTATTATCTGAAGGGAACAGAAAAGTAACATATAAGGGTCAACAACAGTCTTATCCTCATCATCCAGATAGATTCGTTTCATGGCAGCAGGTCCTGAGCAGAGAGAGCCTGACTGGACGttgttactgggaggtggagtggagcagaggaggagttTTTATAGCGGTTTCATACAAGAATatcagcagagcaggaggtggGGCTGAATGTGGATTTGGATATAATTACAAATCTTGGGCATTAGAATGTTCCCACTACGGTTATAGTTTTAGACACAACGACATCCAAACTTGTGTGTCAGGTCCTCGGTCCTCCAGAATAGGAGTGTACCTGGATCACAGAGCAGGTATTCTGTCTTTCTACAGCGTCTCTGAAACCATGActctcctccacagagtccacaCCACATTCACTGAGCCGCTACATGCTGGACTCTGGGTTTATGGTACAAGTGCTGAGTTGTGTGAAGTGAAGTAGACGGAGGTAACTGAAGGTGCAGTGAGTCTGACTGTGTCTTTGATTCTTTCACTCATTTAGTCTCCATCATTGTTGCTCAAGGCTcattgttgtttcatttctacaGCACAGAGAtcagctgtcaatcaaacaGTGAGCATCAGCACTCCTTGATCTTctcatttcttcttctgctcatcTCTGACTTTCTTCACTAAAATATGACTTTGATTTGTCTGGACGTTTCCAGCCCAGATGTAGTTTGTGCTCTCAGTCAGTAGAGAGGATTTATTCCACAGGACCAACAAGTGTAAAGTGTGTTTTGATCCAGTTTGGGTGTGCAGATGTTTTGTTGAGTCCCGACACACATCAGACAGCAGATGTTGTATCGTTGTGGACTTGATGTTGATTTTCATGAAGGTGAAACTTCCCCACGAGACTGTTGTTGGTTCAGTGTGGAAGCAGCTACACATTGAGTCTGCTTTTAAAGCATCAGGACAGAATAAGTGATGTTTGATGGAGGTTTCTGTTGTTCCTGACAAGTTTTCTGACTCGTCACTGAACCGCTGAGCGATGCAGTTTTTacagctgaaatatttaaacatcaacaacaaacagaaaatgcgCATCTGTCTCAGCTTCACACAGGAAATCATcaaattctgtgttttattttcaacattttattgtaaatatttccatgttttcaCCTTTCAGCTTCTCAGAAactattttctgatttaaaatgtgCGTGGAAATGTAGCAGGAAGtgacttttattgtgttttattgttttcctctcatttgAATTCATGTTTATTCAATCCTATGTTAGTGATGCATTTATGGAACCAGCTGAGGTGATGGAAAACTCAGCTTTCTATTCCAATGTGCTTCATGTTTCTTTGACAGAGATATATGTACAGACTATGTTGTATTTGTggtttttggttggttttttttgagACATATGATCATGTTTTATTCCAGTCAGTAGTCATTTTATTCATCTTAGATGGTGACGTGtcattttgttggtttgttttgtttctgactgTCGACAAACTTGTGATTCAGCTTCATGTTAATCTGCAAACAAACGACAATAAATGAGCAGAACCTGGATTCTATCATTTATGCTGATATCATACATTGAAATCAATATTCTATCCTTAACCTGGTAGTTTGTTTGCAGTCTGACAGTTTATCTCCTCAGAAAAGGTCCAAACATGAAGAATCAGTTGGTATGTCTTTTTACTGGTTGAATTTAGATTCAGCTCTTGGACAGACTCGCCGTTAGTCTGGGATTCTAACATGAACCTTTAAAGGTGCTTAACAAACACcttaagtgcatatatattccctttttctctgcaattaatgtagattaaaatgaataatatttaattgtgattaatcaaaatgaatccacagcAACTCCTATAAAAGCTGTCTGGCTGCATCATTATATCAAAGCAATGAAAAATTACCCGCAGCTTGGTTCCCATTGAATGCTCTTTTACTGACTATATGTGATTTTCTTCTGtattccaccaggtggagctcCAGGCAAAAAGATAGGCACTGCTGTCAGTCTGAGTTCAGCCCAGGCTGTCGAAACTGAGCAGTCAGTTAATAATCAGtgttttaatttacatatttaaatgattatccCAGTACTTCTCGTACAACCTTTACATCAGGACGATTTTTTGATTGCATTTTATCACTCGTCAGTGTGCCGTTCTGTCTAAGCCAAACAATAATGAAGATTATAagaagattcaagacctttctTTActacaaacacaattatacatagtataatgagcagtgaaataaacttaaaattctttaaattcttaaacaataagaataaaagataaaaaatacacataaaatatatatatctatgtataTATGAATagatagaaagaaaaagaaagcaggtGGACagcctgtgggaagaagctcctcctcatcttctctgTTTGCCTTCAGGCAGCAGTAACGCCGCCCTGgtggcagcagagagaacagtctGTGGCTGGGGTGTATGGGCTCACTTGCAATCTTCCTGGCCTTTAACCTGCATCATCTGTTGTAAATGTCCTGCAGGTTGGGGAGGGTGGTTCTGATGGAGCAGACCACCCTCCTCAGGGCCAAGAAGttctgctgggtgctgctgcccaTCCAGGTGGTGATACTCCCAGCCAGAACACCCAGTGGTGCAGGTGTAGAAGTTCCTGAGCACCTTGAGAGTAAAGCTTAAAGTCCCTCAGACATCTGAGGTGGTAGAGACGCTGTGGAGCTTTCTTCACCAGGGTGTTGATGTGACAGGATCCCATTAGGACCTGCATGATGTTAACACCCAGGTACTTGAAGCTCTCAAATCTCTCCACCTCTGTCCCGCTGATCCTGAGTGGGTGGTATGTCCTCTGCTGCGTCTTGCTGTAGTCCACAATCAGCTCTGTGGTCTTGCTGACATTCAGGGGTAGGCTGTTGCCTCTGCACCAGTCCTCCAGGTGGGCGATCTCTCTCAAATAGTCCTCCTCGTTGTTGTTGAAGGTCAGACccaccactgctgtgttgtcAGCAGACTTACTGATGCTGTTAGAGTCTGATTTATCACATCCTTTATCCAGAGGTTTCACAGCATGACATAAAGTTAGAAAGATAATCAAAGCAAAATGTTGTCCCTGAAGTTAGCTCTTTGTGATTTGCTTTTATGCACATTGCCGCCCTGCAGAACATGTAGAATGAGTCTGGGACAATCAGATGTACttggttgtgttgtgtagtaAATGAAAAGCGAAACTTGACGTGAACAATTATGTCCAAGAGAAAATCTTCAGCACTTTGGTGTATGGTTTAGGTGAATGACTTTGCTTGAGAAGAACCACTCAACACTTCCCAGTGTTCAGGACTGCAATCAGAGGGCAAGTGGTTAAAGTGAACAAAAgttgtaaccatggcaacagcttAAAAATGTACCGCCATGTTTAAATTTGAGCTGATCAATGCTCATGCACAAAATCTGAGAATTTCTAAGAATATTAATATGTGGAATTAGGAAATCTAAGAAGGACCAGATATTGATTTATCAGAAAGAACTCTGGTCCCCTCTGGTTTCTCCTCCAGCTCGCCCCAGACGATGCCTGGAAGTGCCCCCACTGtaagcagctgcagcagggcGTGGTGAAGATGAGCCTGTGGACGCTGCCAGACATCCTCATCCTGCACCTGAAGCGCTTCCGGCAGGTGGGCGAGCGACGGAACAAGCTCACCACGTTCGTGCATTTCCCCCTGGCGGGCCTGGACCTGACGCCTCACATGGTGCACCGTGGCCACAGCACCCATCAGCCACCTCTCCAACCGGGCTGGAAGCAGCCCAGACGGCCGGACCTGGCTCCTCCTGACTTCCTGTACGATCTGTATGCCGTCTGCAACCACCATGGAGGGATGCATGGCGGACATTACACAggtctgatttatttattcatttaacctTCGCTTAATGAGCAAAAAGTTCAATGAGATTAAGAGTCTTTTCTCCAAGAGTTCAGCTGGTTACAGATGCAAACAGATAAAACAATTCAAAGTGCTGTAGTATCATATGGGTCAACATATAATTGAGgtacttttgaagtccatgggatatatcttgcatacatttttattaaaagtaaaaaaaaaaacactatattttttatgttcattatgatcatgtctttacaaatttcagaattattcattatagaaacaatcacttattaataaaaaatgactggatatcactaaaatgtcaactaaataaccatcccaatttaataacaaccaccttctaattacctaaacaataataaaatgagcttattcaaaaataatttctcgtttttgtcaacttgtgtcatgtttttgtcattttatgtctaagttttgttgtttcctgtcttgtttttgtcgtttagtgtctcatttttgttgctttgtgtctcagctttgttgtttcgtgtcttgtCTGCTTTGGTGTTTTCAACTTTTCCTCCATGTTGTTCTTTCTCTCATCCATCATGTTGACAGCTGCTCTGCTAAAGAAAATGGGACTTTtcaagtccatgggatatatcttgcttacatttttattaaaaataaggaaaatataaatgttttttatgttcatcatGGTCATGTGTTCACAAATGCCATAATTGTTTATTATGGAAagaatcacttattaataaaaaatgactggatttcactaaaatgtcaaccaaataaccatctgaatttaataacaaccaccttctaatcagctaaacaataataaaatgagctcattcaagAGTAATTTTGATCGTcctctttttattaagttgagataatcatgacatgtttcttttttggcaatatatcagattttatatggaaaataacaaattgtatctgtgtctgagaaatcactttgaactaagttccccattacaaaaacacctctcaaggaagtgtgttaattccagatcacatgacctgctccacatgatgtcatttcctcctgaagaaaagactggcaagactccaaggctttctgagttatttaatataaagtagtgtgtgagtcaagtgtggatttatggcatgtcaacaggtttactacaatatctttataaataactttcaatttcaatctAACCTAATTGTATatctaatatttagaagaatctttctgtaaaaatgtcatgtggtgtttggttataggcggccatgttgattttaggcctgaaaacagcaaaaatgtcaactatgatacaaaaagttatatattgacccatttaatctcaaaaagaaaacatgtgcAACAAGTCATTAGTGTCAGAGATGTTACAGGGTAAATGTGAGTGAATCCTAACATCTACATTCATACATGTCAGCTGCTAAGTCACATTAAGTTGCTTTCAACTGAAGGACTATTTACTGCTATTTTGCAACTGATTCCAAGAAAAGGAACAGATGCaaattagctgctagctaactctggtgcaattaCTTTTGATTGTGTGCTGAAGTCCCTGTGAAAAGAAACAACTAAATTTAAGGGGGTAGTAGACTTAAACGTCCTTTGTCCCCAGTTCAGTACGGGTTCTGAGACATACAGCAGGAACACAACATGATTATACAATACAATCCAGTCTGATTGAGACCTATTCACACAGGTTCCTGCTGTAATTGTAGCAAGTGTACATCTACTGATTACTGACTTCAAGAGAGGTGAATGTCTTTACAGTGTTATGCTTGATGTTTGAGGGTTTTAATTAACTGAGGTTACTTTGTACAACTCTGCTTTCACATGAAAGAGTCTTGTAAATTCATGTCAAAAAAGCCTAATTATATAGTGATTATGATTCAATGTGaatcataaaaaggaaaaacttcaAAGGAGAGCACAAGACAATAGCCTTCAATACCTTTTTTGACAGATACAGATGTGTAGGTATgaaggaagtagatgaagaatagcTTTAAATGTGATCTGTATATATGAGgatacttcaaaaagttctcaacttcatcagaaaacatcacaagaGGAAAActtttcttgctttatttttcatcGAAGTGTCTTTTAACTTCAATGTACTTGGTCCACTGATGTTAAAACTTCGCTATTCCTTCACTGAAGGTCACATCTGGAGGCTCCAGATGCTGCTGGACAGCATGGATGACCTCATAATCACTCTGAAACTGGCAAATGCATAAGTGGGATTTTCAGTTTGGTAAATAGATAGAAGTCAGAacggtcaatatataattgcaggactttttctaacatagttgacaggtatcatagttgatgtttttgctgttttcaggcctaaaatcaacatggctgcctataaccaaacaccacatgacatttttacagaatatttcagtttttgttgacaacaaAATACAGCCTTATATTTCCCCTTGTTTCTAGGTGCAGtcgagaactttttgaagtacccttgTCATACCCTTAAGCAAAAGATTTCAGATTTGTCTGAAAGCTAAGCACATATCTATGACATCCACACAAGCATAAAGCTGGTGTCGAACCAGGAGTTAAATTGATATCCTGATGTTCAAATTGCACCCTGTTACAGTTCAGCTCCGTCTCCATTAATATCACACCGTCACAAACTCTCATAGAAACCTTGAAATCTGCTCTCCAGCTCTGGTATGTTTTGCATAGAGTGTTCACTTCTTTTCTTCATCAAACAGCTTTCCAAGGCAGCAGGACCCACACTGAGAGAGGAGCTGTACGCTCACAGGAGTAGCAGCTGTgataacttcattaattactgACGTCTAATGATGTGTCATCCTGGTCCTGCTAATCTAAATGCTGTTCTAGAAGCAAACATATGAACTGATGTGCTCAGACTCACAGTTTCTACGGTGAAATCATCAGGAACAGAGCTCAGGAtgagtttgtttattttcagcaaATGTGCAAAAGTAGTTTCCCCTGGAGGATCAAGATATGCAAAGCGGATTAAAATTTGCAATAATGACGTCATTGCAAGGATGAAATAGTCTAATcactaaagtaaataaaaactcaGGCAACAGAAAGTCAGTCTGGCAATGGAAATAAAGTGTTTTACACTCTATAAGCCTGTAAGTTACAGCAGATACTTCATTTGGATCGATGCAGACatgtttggatttttatttatgGGAATATTTCCTGAAATATAGATGCAAGTATTAACGACAtctattaaaaaacaacaaaaattacaaacagCAGTTGTGGCCTGCAGTGTATTTGGGAATAGGTTTGTATATGTAGGGTGTTGTATTAACGTCCTTTGAGAATTCATCCAAATAACtgaaaggtgcaaaaatgaaaatattaatataaaagaaaatgaaaatcttaTTGGTGTCTGCCTTTTCAGATTGATTCAATTTACGACATCTGGCCAATTTGAAATTGCACCACAGATGGAGATGAATATGATTGagcttttaacttttaaaaaaaggcattgAGAAGATTCAGCTGCAACCATTCAACCCAGAGTCTTTGTTCAGTTCacatccacagacacacactgttaGACTTTTAAAAACCACTGCTTTCTACTGAACAAATAGTTCATGTTTCAACTATCTGCAGTCAGACTGAGGGATCTGACATCACTGCACAAGGCCTCATTAATCCCATTGTAATGTGGAAACTAGCTGCTTCTTTTGGACATAGAGGAGAGGCAGGATGTGACTCTTTAATAAAATTCTAATTTCAACTTAATTTCTTTCCCAAATTTATGACTAACTTCCAAgtaaacatatttaattaagATACTAAGCATAATAACTACACTGATATGGcatattttagaaaatgtaaatagcTTTTCAGTAAAAACGAAGTgactacagttattacagttCGGTTCATGTCGTATCTTGTCTTGTCGTATCGTGTCGTGTCGTATCTTGTGTcgtgtcttgtcttgtctcaACTTAACGCTCCTGGATACATCAGTTGGATGTGTAATTCATCTcgctctgtttttattgtatgtCCAGCCTTCTGTAGGAACTCGGTGGACGGCCAGTGGTACAGTTACGATGACAGCAGTGCCGAGCCGGTTCCGGAGGCGGAGGTGTGCACACGTGGAGCCTACATCCTCTTCTACCAGAGAAGAAACACCATCCCCCCCTGGTCTGCCAGTTCCTCAGTCACTGGTTAGTCTTCCTAATGCTAGACGATGGCTTTTTCCCATTTAGGAGAATCAGGTTCAATCTACTGCACgcttgcttttaaaaaaagatcataCAAATGGAGGAAAGGTGGCAGTGATATCACACTATTATTATCCACAGGTTTGACCTGCACAAGTCCATTTTCAACCTCAGTGTATACTTTCACTGTAATATCAGGCCCTGGCTAATGGCCAGTAAATGAAGGGTTTAAGTGATTGTAGAGAAAAGCTGACCTGTTGCCAGGAAAAGGTCTCCATTTCCTGGAGTCATAGAAACACTCTTCTTTGTTGTTCCAGCATAATGAGAATATTCACAGAGGAATGGAAATGCTGATGATCCCCTGTGGTTTCAGATTTCATTTAGCCGTCTAAATGCAAGACTGTTTCTTCCCTCTTCTCTCCCACTGTGACTTATGTAGAGCCATAGCTGTGGCTATTGGCAGGCTTCTGTCTCTTGGtgtgtttaaatgaatcaa
This portion of the Amphiprion ocellaris isolate individual 3 ecotype Okinawa chromosome 19, ASM2253959v1, whole genome shotgun sequence genome encodes:
- the LOC111568191 gene encoding tripartite motif-containing protein 16-like, which encodes MAQKGVQLDRETFSCSICLDLLKDPVGLSCGHSYCMKCITAHWDGEDQKRIYSCPQCRKMFTLRPVLEKNVMLAELVEELKKTGLQAAAADHCYAGDEDVACDSCTGKKLKAFKSCLVCLASFCENHLQPHYDVPPLKKHQLVEPSKNLQENICSRHDEVKKMFCRTDQQSICYLCSVDQHKGHDTVSAAAERTERQKKLEVSRLNIQQRIQDRQKDVKLLQWELKDIRVSADKTVEDSEKMFTQMIHLIQKTGRDVEQQIRSQQETEVSGVKELQVKLQQEIRDLERKDAELKQLSDTPDHSQFLHNYPSVSALSESTHSSSINIRPLRHFEDVTAAVKELRGKLQDILKDTWTNISLTITQPDVLLSAPEPGPGLEPKTRAGFLKYSRQITLDPNTANRNLLLSEGNRKVTYKGQQQSYPHHPDRFVSWQQVLSRESLTGRCYWEVEWSRGGVFIAVSYKNISRAGGGAECGFGYNYKSWALECSHYGYSFRHNDIQTCVSGPRSSRIGVYLDHRAGILSFYSVSETMTLLHRVHTTFTEPLHAGLWVYGTSAELCEVK